Proteins from a single region of Campylobacter sp. RM16704:
- a CDS encoding efflux RND transporter periplasmic adaptor subunit, producing the protein MKKIIYLSIFLIILIIGVYFFFFANKEEYNYLTYEVKKQDITQSIEAIGEVYAKTQVDVGAQVSGQITKLYVKLGDHVNDGDLIAQIDKDKQQNDLDITKAQLESAKANLESKKIALDIATKQYQREQKLYTKKATSLENLENLKNTFYALKANVADLKAQTTQLEISLKNAQKDLTYTTITAPSKGEIINVAVEEGQTVNANQNTPSIVRLADLSEMEIRMQIAEADINKISVGKKVKFSILNEPDKKYEAIISSIDPANTTISDATSNTNLNSSSNSSSSAVYYYARVFVKNDNNFLRIGMSTENEIAIKTENNTLVIPTLAIKSDAKGYYVEILKANNISVKTPIKLGIKDSLNTQILEGLKEGDLVIIGKNKK; encoded by the coding sequence ATGAAAAAAATAATTTATTTAAGCATATTTTTGATTATACTCATTATAGGGGTGTATTTTTTCTTTTTTGCAAATAAGGAAGAATATAATTATCTAACCTATGAAGTTAAAAAACAGGATATTACTCAAAGTATAGAAGCAATTGGCGAAGTTTATGCCAAGACACAAGTTGATGTTGGTGCACAAGTTAGTGGGCAAATCACTAAGCTTTATGTAAAATTAGGCGATCATGTAAATGATGGTGATTTAATTGCACAAATTGATAAAGACAAACAGCAAAATGATTTAGATATTACCAAAGCTCAGCTTGAAAGTGCAAAGGCAAATTTAGAAAGTAAAAAAATAGCTCTTGATATAGCTACTAAACAATACCAAAGAGAGCAAAAACTTTATACTAAAAAAGCTACTTCTTTAGAAAATCTTGAAAATTTAAAAAATACTTTTTATGCTTTAAAAGCAAATGTGGCTGATTTAAAAGCACAAACTACTCAGCTTGAAATTTCTTTAAAAAATGCACAAAAAGATTTAACTTATACGACAATAACCGCACCAAGCAAGGGTGAGATTATCAATGTAGCTGTTGAAGAAGGGCAAACTGTGAACGCAAATCAAAATACACCTAGTATTGTGCGTTTAGCTGATTTAAGCGAAATGGAAATTCGTATGCAAATAGCTGAAGCTGATATAAATAAAATTAGCGTTGGAAAAAAGGTTAAATTTAGCATTTTAAACGAACCTGATAAAAAATATGAAGCAATAATTTCTAGTATAGATCCAGCAAATACCACTATAAGTGATGCTACAAGTAATACTAATTTAAATTCAAGTTCAAATTCAAGCTCTAGTGCTGTGTATTATTATGCTAGAGTTTTTGTAAAAAATGATAATAATTTTTTACGCATAGGCATGAGTACAGAAAATGAAATAGCCATTAAAACAGAAAATAATACTTTAGTTATACCAACTTTAGCTATAAAAAGTGATGCAAAAGGTTATTATGTAGAAATTTTAAAAGCAAATAATATAAGTGTGAAAACACCTATTAAATTAGGTATTAAAGATAGTTTAAATACTCAAATTTTAGAGGGTTTAAAAGAAGGTGATTTAGTTATCATAGGTAAAAATAAAAAATGA
- a CDS encoding nitroreductase, with protein sequence MQDYLNLMQNRSSIRSYTKEKISKENLEYILECARLSPSSLGLEPWKFLVFQKDEHKKEIAKIANNQPHVANCAAIVIVISRADFKDYFEEKLKKRSLNQEELNKRIQTYKPFIDTMDLEQCFIYAKEQSYIAITNIVNAAYSLNLGSCIIGGFDKDKINQYLNLDTTKQRASMLITLGHTQENSNTDKTRFAFDEVVEFKD encoded by the coding sequence ATGCAAGATTATTTAAATTTAATGCAAAATCGCTCTTCAATACGCTCATATACCAAAGAAAAAATTTCTAAAGAAAATTTAGAATATATCTTAGAATGTGCTAGATTATCTCCTAGTTCTTTAGGACTTGAGCCTTGGAAATTCTTAGTTTTTCAAAAAGATGAACATAAAAAAGAAATTGCAAAAATAGCTAATAATCAACCCCATGTAGCAAATTGTGCTGCTATTGTTATAGTAATTTCAAGGGCTGATTTTAAAGATTATTTTGAAGAGAAACTAAAAAAACGTAGTTTAAACCAAGAAGAATTAAATAAACGCATACAAACTTACAAACCATTTATAGATACAATGGATTTAGAACAATGCTTTATTTATGCAAAAGAGCAAAGCTATATAGCAATAACAAACATTGTTAATGCTGCTTATAGTTTAAATTTAGGCTCGTGCATTATCGGTGGCTTTGACAAAGATAAAATCAATCAATATTTAAATTTAGACACCACCAAACAAAGAGCATCCATGCTAATTACTCTAGGACATACTCAAGAAAATTCTAATACAGATAAAACTCGTTTTGCATTTGATGAAGTAGTAGAATTTAAAGATTAA
- a CDS encoding 2-acylglycerophosphoethanolamine acyltransferase / acyl-acyl carrier protein synthetase, which yields MQGNFLKIFGVLPFLAVAFINAFVDLGHKIIIQNTIYKFYEDSTQLFLTAIVNALMLLPFILILSPSGFLADRFPKDKIMKISALFSVILTCIICLCYYLGAFWLAFIMTFVMGIQSALYSPAKYGFIKELVGKELLAMGNGAVNAVSIVAILAGMAVFSLSFEMLFDTNFNTPSDILKQIAPLGFILIIFALLELFLAYKLPNLKEENKNLNFDKKQYFQGKLLASNLKTIFSHKIIWLCIVGISFFWAISQLYLVSFPVYAKNDLFIENTFYVQCSLAFSGIGVIIGSIIAGKFSKNYIELGLIPLGALGIFLMSILMPFLETLLSYSVVFFIFGLSGAFFIIPLNSLIQFHAKENELGKVIAGNNFIQNIFMLGFLVLATFTAYAKFDVINLFYFIIAVAFFGSIYVLSKLPFSLVRLLMSIAFFQRYRLLVEGFENIPEKGGALLLGNHISFIDWAIVQMAIPRKIYFVMEKSIYSKWYIKFFLDKFGVIPVSSASSKSSLELIAMHIKNGNLVCLFPEGVLSRHGQLNEFKGGFELVCSKLEEQDGVILPFYIRGLWGSAFSRSDEEFSARNRKISKRKIAIAFGKSLPIHSKKEVVKAKVFELSFIAWKSQCESMHTIARAWIDNAKRNLSQIAIVDPLIGGITYRKMLALSLVFSSFIKNRSQELNIQPTQGNYAPKEECIGILLPASMASSLCNLSVLLANKIVVNLNFTAGTKAINQAIQSSQIQQIYTSRKFMEKLENKGVKLEFEEHVRMVFMEDVIASFKRQKLKIFSMLTLISILPTCLIKAFFAPNKQNLAIAAILFSSGSEGIPKGVMLNNRNILSNIAQISDVLCAKNDDVILSSLPPFHAFGLTVTTFLPLLEGIKSVTYADPTDALGVAKAIVKNNVSIMCGTSTFLGIYARNKKLDAIMFESLRIIVSGAEKLKSEVRTAFEMKFKKPIFEGYGATETTPVASVNLPNKFDPDYWILHRANKEGSVGMPLPGSAIRIVDPSTYESLNHGEDGLILIGGHQVMVGYLNNKEKTNEVIKEIDGIRWYNTGDKGHVDEDGFLYIVDRYSRFAKIGGEMISLGALEEEIAKFINTEVVKFCAVALEDEKKGEMVCLLVECQDQDFEGICEAIKNSTMPAIFKPSKYFKVDQIPLLGSGKIDLKGAKDLANILHNN from the coding sequence ATGCAAGGAAATTTCTTAAAGATTTTTGGTGTATTGCCTTTTTTAGCAGTGGCTTTTATCAACGCTTTTGTAGATTTAGGGCATAAAATTATTATACAAAATACTATTTATAAATTTTATGAAGATAGTACTCAACTTTTTTTAACCGCAATTGTAAATGCTTTAATGCTTTTGCCTTTTATTCTTATACTTTCACCTTCTGGATTTTTAGCAGATAGATTTCCTAAAGATAAAATCATGAAAATATCTGCATTATTTTCAGTAATTTTAACTTGTATTATTTGTTTATGTTATTATCTTGGGGCTTTTTGGCTTGCTTTTATTATGACTTTTGTCATGGGAATACAATCTGCCTTATATTCACCTGCAAAATATGGTTTTATAAAAGAATTAGTAGGAAAAGAGCTTTTGGCTATGGGAAATGGAGCAGTAAATGCAGTAAGCATAGTTGCTATTTTAGCAGGTATGGCTGTGTTTTCTCTAAGTTTTGAAATGCTTTTTGACACAAATTTTAACACTCCCTCAGATATTTTAAAACAAATTGCACCTTTAGGTTTTATCTTGATTATTTTTGCGTTATTAGAACTTTTTTTAGCTTATAAACTTCCAAATTTAAAAGAAGAAAATAAAAATTTAAACTTTGATAAAAAACAATATTTTCAAGGAAAACTCTTAGCTTCTAATTTAAAAACAATATTTTCTCACAAAATCATTTGGCTTTGCATAGTTGGAATTTCATTTTTTTGGGCCATATCACAACTTTATTTAGTGAGTTTTCCTGTATATGCAAAAAACGATCTTTTTATAGAAAATACTTTTTATGTGCAATGTTCTTTAGCTTTTTCCGGTATAGGAGTAATCATAGGTTCAATTATTGCAGGTAAATTTTCTAAAAATTATATCGAATTAGGTCTTATACCACTAGGTGCTTTAGGAATTTTTCTAATGAGCATTTTAATGCCATTTTTAGAAACCTTACTAAGTTATAGTGTAGTATTTTTTATTTTTGGTTTAAGTGGAGCATTTTTTATCATACCTTTAAATTCCCTCATACAATTTCATGCTAAAGAAAATGAGTTAGGAAAAGTCATAGCGGGAAATAATTTCATACAAAATATTTTTATGTTAGGCTTTTTGGTACTAGCTACTTTTACTGCTTATGCTAAATTTGATGTGATAAATTTGTTTTATTTCATCATTGCTGTAGCATTTTTTGGAAGTATTTATGTGCTAAGTAAATTGCCTTTTTCTTTAGTGCGTTTATTAATGAGTATAGCGTTTTTTCAACGCTATCGTTTATTAGTAGAAGGTTTTGAAAATATCCCTGAAAAAGGCGGAGCATTATTACTTGGTAATCATATATCATTTATTGATTGGGCTATTGTGCAAATGGCTATACCAAGAAAAATATATTTTGTTATGGAAAAAAGCATTTATTCTAAGTGGTATATTAAATTTTTTCTTGATAAATTTGGAGTTATTCCTGTTTCAAGTGCTTCTAGTAAATCAAGCTTAGAGCTTATTGCTATGCATATTAAAAACGGAAATTTAGTTTGTCTTTTCCCAGAAGGAGTGCTTTCACGCCATGGACAACTAAATGAATTTAAAGGTGGATTTGAGTTAGTTTGCTCAAAATTAGAAGAACAAGATGGAGTGATTTTGCCTTTTTATATTAGAGGACTTTGGGGAAGTGCTTTTTCAAGAAGTGATGAAGAATTTTCAGCAAGAAATCGCAAAATAAGCAAAAGAAAAATCGCTATTGCTTTTGGAAAAAGCTTACCAATACACTCTAAAAAAGAAGTGGTTAAAGCAAAAGTTTTTGAACTTTCTTTTATTGCTTGGAAATCTCAATGTGAAAGTATGCATACTATAGCCAGAGCTTGGATAGATAATGCCAAAAGAAATTTAAGTCAAATAGCTATTGTTGATCCTTTAATAGGTGGTATTACTTATAGAAAAATGCTTGCTTTAAGTTTAGTTTTTAGCTCTTTTATAAAAAATAGATCACAAGAGTTAAATATACAACCAACACAAGGAAACTATGCTCCAAAAGAAGAATGCATAGGAATTTTACTTCCTGCTTCTATGGCTAGCTCACTTTGTAATTTAAGTGTATTACTTGCAAATAAAATCGTGGTTAATTTAAATTTCACAGCAGGCACAAAGGCGATTAATCAAGCCATTCAAAGTTCTCAAATCCAACAAATTTATACCTCTAGAAAATTTATGGAAAAATTAGAAAATAAAGGTGTAAAATTAGAGTTTGAAGAGCATGTCAGGATGGTTTTTATGGAAGATGTCATTGCAAGTTTTAAAAGACAAAAACTCAAAATCTTTTCTATGCTTACCTTGATAAGTATCTTGCCTACTTGTTTAATAAAAGCATTTTTTGCACCAAATAAACAAAATCTTGCTATAGCTGCTATACTATTTAGTAGTGGTAGCGAAGGAATACCTAAAGGGGTAATGTTAAATAACCGCAATATTTTAAGCAATATAGCCCAAATTTCAGATGTATTGTGTGCAAAAAATGATGATGTTATATTGTCATCTTTACCACCTTTTCATGCTTTTGGCTTAACCGTAACAACTTTTTTGCCTTTATTAGAAGGTATTAAGAGCGTAACATATGCTGATCCAACTGATGCACTAGGTGTTGCAAAGGCTATAGTAAAAAACAATGTAAGTATTATGTGTGGCACTTCAACTTTTCTAGGTATTTATGCAAGAAATAAAAAGCTAGATGCGATTATGTTTGAAAGCTTAAGGATTATCGTTTCAGGTGCTGAAAAACTCAAAAGCGAAGTAAGAACTGCCTTTGAAATGAAATTTAAAAAACCTATTTTTGAAGGCTATGGGGCCACTGAAACCACTCCAGTTGCAAGTGTGAATTTACCAAATAAATTTGATCCTGATTATTGGATTTTACATCGTGCAAATAAAGAAGGAAGTGTTGGCATGCCTTTACCAGGAAGTGCTATACGCATAGTAGATCCTTCAACTTATGAAAGTTTAAATCATGGAGAAGATGGATTGATACTCATTGGCGGCCATCAAGTTATGGTAGGGTATTTAAATAATAAAGAAAAAACTAATGAAGTTATCAAAGAAATTGATGGCATACGCTGGTATAATACCGGTGATAAAGGCCATGTAGATGAAGATGGATTTTTGTATATAGTAGATCGTTATTCTCGTTTTGCCAAAATTGGCGGTGAAATGATTTCTTTAGGGGCTTTAGAAGAAGAAATTGCTAAGTTTATTAATACCGAAGTGGTAAAATTTTGTGCTGTGGCTTTAGAAGATGAAAAAAAAGGTGAAATGGTGTGTTTATTGGTAGAATGTCAAGATCAAGATTTTGAAGGGATTTGTGAAGCGATTAAAAACTCTACTATGCCTGCTATTTTTAAACCAAGTAAATATTTTAAAGTAGATCAAATTCCTCTTTTGGGTTCTGGTAAAATAGATTTAAAAGGTGCTAAAGATTTGGCAAATATTTTACACAATAACTAA
- the gltS gene encoding sodium/glutamate symporter has protein sequence MKFDFYATLVVMVAVLLLGVFVIKRVKFLRDYNIPEPVVGGGIAAIILLILHSSFSLSIKFDESMKDPLMLAFFSSIGLLADFASLKKGGKKLAIFLVVVVGLLFAQNIVGIGVASAMGQNPLMGLIAGSVTMSGGHGTGAAWAAEFIKEPYMYSSATTVAIACATFGLISGGIIGGPVARYLVNKHKLVVPKQNDDKDAILNFQSPEKERLITPSSFIESLALIALCLLIGSALSTYIKANTGFTLPTFVYCLFVGVVLRNVLSVTKIHHVFDREVSVLGNVSLSLFLALALMTINLWDLVTLAVPMLVILVVQVAMMAAFAIFVTFRVCGKDYDAAVLAAGHCGFGLGATPTAMVNMQTVTNHYGMSHMAFIIVPLVGAFFIDIVNALVINAFLYLPFFH, from the coding sequence ATGAAATTTGATTTTTATGCAACTTTAGTTGTTATGGTTGCAGTATTGCTTTTAGGTGTTTTTGTTATTAAAAGAGTAAAATTTTTACGTGATTATAATATTCCTGAACCTGTTGTTGGTGGTGGTATTGCTGCGATTATTCTTTTGATTTTACATAGTTCATTTTCGCTTAGTATTAAATTTGATGAGTCTATGAAAGATCCTTTGATGCTTGCATTTTTTTCAAGTATTGGTTTATTGGCTGATTTTGCCTCATTAAAAAAAGGTGGTAAAAAGTTAGCAATTTTTTTAGTAGTGGTTGTGGGTTTACTTTTTGCACAAAATATAGTTGGCATAGGTGTAGCAAGTGCTATGGGGCAAAATCCATTAATGGGACTTATAGCAGGATCTGTTACAATGAGTGGCGGACATGGAACAGGTGCAGCTTGGGCAGCTGAATTTATTAAAGAACCTTATATGTATTCAAGTGCTACAACTGTAGCTATTGCTTGTGCTACTTTTGGACTTATTTCAGGTGGTATTATAGGTGGTCCAGTGGCAAGATATTTAGTAAATAAACATAAATTAGTTGTTCCAAAACAAAACGATGATAAAGATGCAATTTTAAATTTCCAATCTCCAGAAAAAGAAAGATTGATTACTCCTTCTTCGTTTATAGAATCTTTAGCATTAATTGCTTTATGTTTATTAATAGGTAGTGCTTTATCTACTTACATTAAAGCAAATACAGGTTTTACTTTACCAACTTTTGTATATTGTCTTTTTGTTGGTGTAGTTTTAAGAAATGTTTTATCAGTCACAAAAATTCATCATGTATTCGATAGAGAAGTTTCAGTTTTGGGTAATGTAAGCTTGTCTTTATTTCTAGCATTAGCTTTAATGACTATTAATCTTTGGGATTTGGTAACTTTAGCTGTACCAATGTTAGTGATTTTAGTAGTGCAAGTTGCTATGATGGCTGCTTTTGCTATATTTGTTACTTTTAGAGTGTGTGGAAAAGACTATGATGCAGCAGTTTTAGCAGCAGGACATTGTGGTTTTGGTTTAGGTGCTACTCCAACAGCCATGGTAAATATGCAAACCGTTACAAATCATTATGGTATGAGTCATATGGCTTTTATTATTGTACCTTTAGTTGGTGCATTTTTTATAGATATAGTAAATGCTTTAGTGATTAATGCTTTCTTATATTTGCCATTCTTTCATTAA
- a CDS encoding NAD(P)-binding domain-containing protein, whose translation MKIFDMVIIGAGPAGIAAGVEAKIKNKEVAVLEKADAICQTLVKFYKEGKRVDKAYKGCDSTNHGHINFEDGTRESTIETFQNAIKEHNLEVKLSSEVESVKKDGENFIVSTANENYICKNVVVAIGRMGKPNKPSYILPIALTKIINFNANSTSQNEKILVVGGGNSAAEYAIDLAKNNDVTLCYRRETFSRLNDINLEDLQKAFNEGAIKAKLGIDIISVEDESGKAKVNFTDNSSEIYDRIIYAIGGSTPLDFLQKCSIEVDEKGVPNFDENKESNVKGLFVAGDIASKNGASIVVGLNDAFKICNHLYKC comes from the coding sequence ATGAAAATTTTTGATATGGTAATTATTGGTGCTGGCCCTGCAGGTATTGCAGCAGGAGTAGAAGCTAAAATAAAAAATAAAGAAGTTGCTGTTTTAGAAAAAGCTGATGCAATTTGTCAAACCTTAGTAAAATTTTACAAAGAAGGTAAAAGAGTAGATAAAGCTTACAAAGGTTGCGATAGTACAAATCATGGGCATATAAATTTTGAAGATGGAACAAGAGAAAGTACAATAGAAACTTTCCAAAATGCTATTAAAGAGCATAATCTTGAAGTAAAACTTTCTAGTGAAGTTGAAAGTGTTAAAAAAGATGGAGAAAATTTCATCGTTAGTACTGCAAATGAAAATTATATCTGCAAAAATGTAGTAGTTGCTATAGGTAGAATGGGCAAACCAAATAAACCAAGTTATATTTTACCTATAGCTTTAACCAAAATTATTAATTTTAATGCAAACTCAACTAGCCAAAATGAAAAAATTTTGGTAGTTGGCGGAGGGAATTCGGCTGCAGAATACGCTATAGATTTAGCTAAAAATAATGATGTTACACTTTGTTATAGAAGAGAAACTTTTTCAAGATTAAACGATATAAATCTTGAAGATTTACAAAAAGCATTTAATGAAGGTGCTATTAAAGCAAAACTTGGCATAGACATTATAAGTGTTGAAGATGAAAGCGGTAAAGCTAAAGTCAATTTTACTGATAATTCTAGTGAAATTTATGATCGCATAATTTATGCTATAGGTGGTTCTACTCCGCTTGATTTTTTACAAAAATGCTCTATAGAAGTTGATGAAAAAGGTGTGCCAAATTTTGATGAAAATAAAGAAAGCAATGTTAAAGGCTTATTTGTAGCAGGCGATATAGCAAGCAAAAACGGGGCTTCTATTGTAGTAGGTTTAAATGATGCATTTAAAATCTGCAATCATCTTTATAAATGCTAA
- a CDS encoding MacB family efflux pump subunit: protein MIRLINIQKKINNTTILENVNLYIQKGEFVAIIGQSGSGKTSLLNIIGTLDEPSNGKYFLDQYEVTNLNKDEKARIRREKIGFIFQRYNLLNLLNAKDNVALPAVYAGKNKQERSQKAKELLSFLELDHKELSKPNELSGGQQQRVSIARALMNGGELILADEPTGALDSKSGKIVLEILNKLNEQGHTVVLVTHDREIAARAKRVIEIKDGKIISDNGTKKADEIKVKLMPKEKKNFNLLKNQLFESLKMSIAAIVAHKLRSLLTMLGIIIGIASVVCVVALGLGAQQNILASISSIGTNTIEVVSGRGLGDIRSGRTRLNLSDLKTLSSLPYLEAVEADVGKVGVVTYKNNSLQARIHGVGPNHLRLRGFVMVDGRFINNEDIKDNANICIVDENALRILFDNINAKYVLGKSIIFNKQPLTIVGVLKKERDNKDFRPDENTIKIYTPYSTLMNKITGDKQIRAIVTKVKDEVNPALAEEAMVKILEIKRGKKDFFTINSDAIKNAIEENTATLTLLISSIAVVSLIVGGIGVMNIMLVSVSERTREIGVRMAIGARKEDILMQFLIEAVLICSLGAIFGVMLSFVIIEVFNSLNIGFTMILSLNSVFLGLLSSVLIGVIFGFFPAKNAANLNPISALSKE, encoded by the coding sequence ATGATACGCTTAATAAATATACAAAAAAAGATTAATAATACAACTATTTTAGAAAATGTTAATCTTTATATTCAAAAGGGAGAATTCGTAGCAATCATTGGTCAATCAGGTAGTGGAAAAACTTCTCTTTTGAATATCATAGGCACGCTTGATGAGCCAAGTAATGGAAAGTATTTTTTAGATCAATATGAAGTTACAAATTTAAACAAAGATGAAAAAGCAAGAATAAGAAGAGAAAAAATCGGTTTTATTTTTCAAAGATACAATCTGCTTAATCTTTTAAATGCTAAAGATAATGTAGCTCTACCAGCTGTTTATGCAGGTAAAAATAAACAAGAACGATCGCAAAAAGCTAAAGAGTTACTTTCTTTTTTAGAGCTTGATCATAAAGAATTATCTAAGCCAAATGAATTAAGTGGCGGGCAACAACAAAGAGTTTCTATAGCAAGAGCTTTGATGAATGGTGGTGAGCTTATTTTAGCAGATGAGCCAACGGGTGCACTTGATTCTAAAAGTGGTAAGATAGTATTAGAAATACTCAATAAGTTAAACGAACAAGGACATACCGTAGTTTTAGTAACTCATGATAGAGAAATTGCAGCTAGAGCTAAAAGAGTTATAGAGATTAAAGATGGTAAGATTATAAGTGATAATGGTACAAAAAAAGCAGATGAAATAAAAGTTAAGTTAATGCCAAAAGAGAAAAAAAACTTCAACTTGCTTAAAAATCAGCTTTTTGAAAGTTTGAAAATGTCTATAGCTGCTATTGTGGCACATAAACTTCGATCTTTACTTACTATGCTTGGTATTATCATAGGTATAGCTTCAGTAGTTTGCGTGGTAGCTTTAGGTCTTGGGGCCCAACAAAATATACTTGCCTCTATTAGCTCTATTGGAACTAATACGATAGAAGTTGTTTCAGGGCGTGGCTTGGGAGATATTAGATCAGGAAGAACAAGACTGAATTTAAGCGATTTGAAAACCTTAAGTTCTTTGCCTTATTTAGAAGCAGTTGAAGCAGATGTAGGTAAAGTAGGGGTGGTTACTTATAAGAATAATTCTTTACAAGCTAGAATTCATGGAGTAGGACCAAACCATCTAAGACTTAGAGGTTTTGTGATGGTAGATGGTAGATTTATTAATAATGAAGATATTAAGGATAATGCTAATATTTGCATAGTAGATGAAAATGCTTTAAGAATTTTGTTTGATAATATTAATGCAAAATATGTTTTAGGTAAAAGTATTATTTTTAATAAACAGCCTTTAACTATAGTCGGGGTTTTAAAGAAAGAAAGAGATAATAAAGATTTTAGACCTGATGAAAATACAATCAAAATTTATACTCCTTATTCTACCTTGATGAATAAAATTACAGGCGATAAACAAATAAGAGCCATAGTAACTAAAGTAAAAGATGAGGTAAATCCTGCTTTAGCTGAAGAGGCTATGGTAAAGATTTTAGAAATTAAACGTGGAAAAAAAGATTTTTTCACTATAAATTCAGATGCGATTAAAAATGCTATAGAGGAAAATACCGCTACTTTGACTTTACTGATTTCTTCTATTGCGGTAGTATCTTTGATAGTTGGTGGAATTGGTGTGATGAATATTATGCTAGTTTCAGTAAGTGAACGAACAAGAGAAATTGGTGTGAGAATGGCAATTGGAGCTAGAAAAGAAGATATTTTAATGCAATTTTTAATTGAAGCTGTATTGATTTGTTCTTTAGGTGCTATTTTTGGAGTAATGCTTTCTTTTGTGATTATTGAAGTATTTAATTCGTTAAATATAGGTTTTACTATGATACTTTCACTAAATTCGGTATTTTTGGGACTTTTGAGTTCGGTTTTAATCGGAGTTATTTTTGGATTTTTTCCGGCAAAAAATGCAGCAAATTTAAATCCAATTAGTGCTTTATCAAAGGAATAA
- a CDS encoding TolC-like outer membrane efflux protein, which produces MRIFLLCCLTFFFNACVGVKLEQISQDSVKKEYFEDFNASKAWWKKYNNEDLNNILQVIIDNNKDLNVARINFLSTLAKYKLLNLDLYPTLSGNLGANVRKNLNNGLQTHNFSNGIVLNYELDLYGKISDQVASSEFLAKASEYELRSLELDTINLAINSIFELIYFNDVDHLLNNHLKNLEQMLEIYTTKFDYGKVEYIDLLNIKKSLLNTKQNIITNLQNKELIFKNLKDLLGKEDEILINKMLSYTLEDFSLQKVNFDIELKMLAYRPQIQAKLNQLRASYKDYTSMQKSILPSIKLLGNLDGSNKNIDESFKFLILGGNIAIDLPFLDFYRVKQNVKISELAYQMRLIEYKDVLQKAINEFKLCYENDRYYSDLLNLVKDININQAKITQLYFEKYELGRNELKDYLDANTLYINSLQELSRSKLALLKNMNLYYNIVVISE; this is translated from the coding sequence ATGAGAATATTTTTATTATGTTGTTTGACTTTTTTCTTTAATGCTTGCGTTGGAGTGAAGCTTGAGCAAATTTCTCAAGATAGTGTAAAAAAAGAATATTTTGAAGATTTTAATGCTAGTAAAGCTTGGTGGAAAAAATATAACAACGAAGATTTAAATAATATTTTACAAGTTATAATCGACAATAACAAAGACTTAAATGTAGCTAGAATTAATTTTTTAAGCACATTAGCAAAATACAAACTTTTAAATTTAGATTTATATCCTACTTTAAGTGGAAATTTAGGTGCAAACGTAAGAAAAAATTTAAATAATGGCTTACAAACACATAATTTTTCAAATGGCATCGTATTAAATTATGAGCTTGATTTGTATGGAAAAATTTCAGACCAAGTTGCAAGTTCTGAATTTTTAGCAAAAGCAAGTGAATATGAGTTGCGTTCGTTAGAACTTGATACTATTAATTTAGCAATTAATAGTATCTTTGAGCTTATTTATTTTAATGATGTTGATCACTTACTAAATAATCATTTGAAAAATCTTGAACAAATGCTAGAAATTTATACCACCAAATTTGATTATGGTAAAGTTGAGTATATTGATCTTTTAAATATTAAAAAATCCTTATTAAATACCAAGCAAAATATCATTACAAATTTACAAAATAAAGAGTTGATTTTTAAAAATTTAAAAGATTTATTAGGTAAAGAAGATGAGATTTTGATTAATAAAATGCTAAGTTATACTCTTGAAGATTTTTCATTGCAAAAAGTAAATTTTGATATAGAATTAAAAATGCTTGCCTATAGACCACAAATTCAAGCAAAATTAAATCAACTTAGAGCTTCTTATAAAGATTATACAAGTATGCAAAAAAGCATTTTACCAAGTATTAAACTACTTGGAAATTTAGATGGAAGTAATAAAAATATAGATGAGAGCTTTAAATTTTTAATCTTAGGTGGAAATATTGCTATTGATTTACCATTTTTAGATTTTTACAGAGTAAAACAAAATGTGAAAATTTCTGAATTAGCTTACCAAATGCGTTTGATTGAATATAAAGATGTGTTGCAAAAAGCTATTAATGAATTTAAACTTTGTTATGAAAATGATAGATATTATAGTGATTTGTTAAATTTGGTAAAAGATATTAATATTAATCAAGCAAAAATTACACAATTATATTTTGAAAAATATGAGTTAGGACGCAATGAGTTAAAAGACTATCTTGATGCAAATACTTTGTATATAAATTCTTTACAAGAGTTAAGTAGATCAAAATTAGCTTTACTTAAAAACATGAATTTATATTATAATATTGTCGTAATTTCAGAATAG